A part of Prolixibacteraceae bacterium genomic DNA contains:
- the rlmD gene encoding 23S rRNA (uracil(1939)-C(5))-methyltransferase RlmD, whose amino-acid sequence MGRSRRKKPFYEKVRITDVGAEGKAIAKIDDMVVFTTHVVPGDVVDLQVVKKRKRYQEARVTKVHEYSEDRQDAFCEHFGTCGGCKWQFLPYDKQLFYKQKQVVDQLNRLGKVELPEFEPILGSEKTSFYRNKLEFTFSNKRWLTFEEVESGQEFDHMNAVGFHIPGMFDKIIDIDKCWLQSDPSNGIRNEVRKYALENGLTFFDLRNQEGFLRTLIVRTSSTGQTMVILSLFHEDKEVREALLNHIAEKFPEITSLMYVINEKKNDTIADQDIIVFKGQDHIMEEMEGIQFKIGPKSFYQTNSEQAYELYKITRDFAQLTGEENVYDLYTGTGTIANFVAKKAKHVVGIEYVPSAIEDAKVNSANNKIDNTTFYAGDMKDILNDEFVAAHGNPDVIITDPPRAGMHEDVINVILNAAPQRIVYVSCNPATQARDLSLMDEKYKVTKVRPVDMFPHTHHVENVVLLEKR is encoded by the coding sequence TTGGGTAGAAGTAGAAGAAAAAAACCGTTTTACGAGAAAGTTCGTATCACCGATGTAGGTGCCGAAGGAAAAGCTATCGCTAAGATCGATGACATGGTCGTGTTTACAACTCATGTGGTTCCTGGCGACGTAGTAGACCTTCAGGTCGTAAAAAAAAGAAAAAGATACCAAGAAGCTAGAGTTACAAAAGTACACGAATACTCAGAAGATCGTCAAGATGCATTCTGCGAACACTTTGGAACATGTGGTGGTTGCAAGTGGCAGTTTCTTCCATACGACAAACAGCTTTTCTACAAACAGAAGCAAGTAGTAGACCAACTAAACCGTTTAGGTAAAGTAGAACTTCCTGAATTCGAACCAATACTTGGATCAGAAAAGACTTCTTTCTACAGAAACAAACTGGAATTCACCTTCTCTAACAAGCGTTGGTTAACATTTGAAGAGGTTGAGTCTGGACAAGAGTTTGACCATATGAATGCCGTTGGATTCCACATACCTGGTATGTTCGACAAAATTATCGACATCGATAAATGTTGGTTACAATCAGATCCGTCTAACGGAATTCGTAACGAAGTAAGAAAATATGCCTTAGAGAACGGACTGACTTTCTTCGACCTAAGAAACCAAGAAGGTTTCCTTAGAACTTTGATTGTTCGCACCTCTTCGACAGGACAAACAATGGTGATTCTATCTCTCTTCCATGAAGACAAAGAGGTAAGAGAAGCTCTATTGAACCACATTGCAGAGAAATTCCCAGAGATCACATCTCTTATGTATGTGATTAACGAGAAAAAGAATGATACAATTGCCGACCAAGATATCATTGTCTTCAAAGGGCAAGATCATATCATGGAAGAAATGGAAGGTATCCAATTCAAAATTGGTCCAAAATCATTCTATCAAACCAACTCAGAACAAGCGTACGAGCTGTATAAAATTACACGCGACTTTGCCCAACTAACAGGGGAAGAAAACGTATATGACCTCTATACAGGAACAGGTACTATTGCAAACTTCGTAGCGAAGAAAGCAAAACATGTTGTAGGTATTGAGTATGTTCCATCTGCAATTGAAGATGCCAAAGTCAATTCTGCCAACAACAAAATTGACAACACAACATTCTACGCTGGAGATATGAAAGATATCTTAAATGACGAGTTTGTTGCTGCTCATGGTAATCCTGATGTAATTATCACCGATCCACCAAGAGCTGGAATGCATGAAGATGTAATCAACGTGATTCTAAATGCAGCACCTCAACGCATTGTTTATGTCAGCTGTAACCCAGCGACACAAGCAAGAGACCTTTCTCTTATGGATGAAAAATACAAAGTGACAAAAGTACGTCCAGTAGACATGTTCCCACACACACATCACGTGGAGAATGTAGTACTACTTGAAAAGAGATAA
- a CDS encoding RloB family protein, whose protein sequence is MKMKNKRLVQEEIRKKRKEEQKAKRKEKPLGRKNEHIEQKRSFLIITEGETEESYFNFYSSPLVHVDARPSNDNSAKGVVDEACRKIEEEHSFDHVWAVYDKDDNSSVAFNNAYNKALSQGVKVAFSNQAFEYWILLHFIDHPGGCVNRDRYRKMLNDELIKCGSSIHIERNQKKINKDLYGLLLSKVRLSNGESMSRRTLAVKRARRIYEEKYTDGLTPSDMESVTTVFQLVEELIRG, encoded by the coding sequence ATGAAAATGAAGAATAAGCGATTGGTTCAAGAGGAGATACGTAAGAAACGAAAAGAAGAACAGAAAGCTAAACGAAAAGAGAAGCCATTAGGGCGAAAAAATGAGCACATCGAACAGAAACGAAGTTTTTTGATTATAACCGAAGGTGAAACAGAGGAAAGCTATTTTAACTTTTATAGCTCTCCTTTAGTGCATGTCGATGCTCGTCCATCTAATGATAATAGTGCAAAGGGTGTTGTCGATGAAGCGTGTCGTAAAATCGAAGAGGAGCACTCTTTTGATCATGTATGGGCTGTCTATGATAAAGATGATAATAGTTCTGTGGCTTTTAATAATGCCTATAATAAAGCGTTAAGTCAAGGAGTTAAAGTTGCATTTTCAAATCAGGCATTTGAATATTGGATATTGCTTCATTTTATTGATCATCCTGGAGGTTGTGTTAATAGAGATCGATATCGTAAGATGTTAAATGATGAACTGATAAAGTGTGGGTCTAGCATACATATAGAAAGAAATCAGAAAAAGATTAATAAGGATCTTTATGGGTTATTACTTAGTAAAGTGAGATTGTCAAATGGAGAATCGATGAGCAGAAGAACATTGGCTGTGAAACGTGCTAGAAGGATTTATGAAGAGAAATATACGGATGGATTGACTCCTTCGGATATGGAATCTGTGACGACTGTATTTCAGTTGGTGGAGGAGTTGATTCGAGGTTGA
- a CDS encoding ATP-binding protein: MLLNFTVKNYKTFKDEVEFSAVLSERDKTSLVNNIVQFPDQKISALKTSVVYGANASGKSKLFNAMNFMTRFILRTSSSSQKGDKIDVDPFRLNTETITQDSEFEMVFLSKDGIQYRYGFSLNRNKVTEEWLFSKAQRETEVFYRFEDEEIDYNKTKFEIAKLIKSKNLLRENGLLLSLADQLNDSLASEVIEWFKSFNVISGNEPEGYESFTIDKVQENNNFRSRVEKFLSESDLGIDSLLVKDSEFPDSLSQLFTELPEKIKVYNRPDINVKKDVFDKDYRPVDEKSLFNLFKDESEGTQKMFALSGPIIDTLENGKTLVIDELCSKLHTNLLLNIIRLFNSKEFNKNNAQLIFNTHNVYILDPETFRRDQIWFMDKNIYGESNLYSLDEIKGVRTSDQYGKNYLLGKYGATPNVHYVSVNSI; encoded by the coding sequence ATGCTTTTAAATTTTACAGTAAAGAATTATAAAACGTTTAAGGATGAAGTTGAATTTAGTGCTGTTCTATCTGAACGAGACAAAACTTCATTAGTGAATAATATTGTGCAGTTTCCGGACCAAAAAATAAGTGCATTAAAGACCTCTGTAGTTTATGGGGCTAATGCGAGTGGTAAGAGTAAACTGTTCAATGCAATGAATTTTATGACTAGATTTATACTCAGAACTTCTAGCTCTAGTCAAAAGGGAGACAAGATTGATGTTGATCCTTTTAGATTGAATACAGAAACAATTACCCAAGACAGTGAATTCGAGATGGTTTTTTTGTCAAAAGATGGTATCCAATATCGCTATGGTTTTTCTTTAAATAGGAATAAGGTAACGGAGGAGTGGTTGTTTTCGAAAGCTCAAAGGGAAACGGAGGTTTTTTATCGTTTCGAAGACGAGGAGATTGACTATAACAAAACGAAATTCGAAATAGCTAAACTTATTAAGTCAAAGAATCTGTTGAGAGAGAATGGTTTATTGTTGTCTTTGGCTGATCAATTAAATGATTCATTGGCATCAGAGGTCATAGAATGGTTTAAAAGTTTTAATGTGATTTCAGGAAATGAACCTGAAGGTTATGAGTCATTTACGATTGATAAAGTGCAAGAGAATAATAACTTTAGGAGTCGTGTTGAAAAATTTCTTTCAGAGTCTGATCTTGGTATTGATAGTCTACTTGTTAAAGATAGCGAGTTTCCAGATTCCTTATCACAATTATTTACGGAATTGCCTGAAAAAATAAAGGTTTATAATCGTCCAGATATTAATGTAAAGAAAGATGTTTTTGATAAGGACTATAGGCCTGTAGACGAAAAAAGTCTTTTTAATTTGTTTAAAGATGAATCAGAAGGAACTCAAAAGATGTTTGCTTTATCAGGCCCCATTATTGATACGCTAGAAAATGGTAAAACGTTGGTTATTGATGAGCTCTGCTCTAAACTACATACTAATCTTCTTTTGAATATTATTCGTTTATTTAATTCAAAAGAGTTTAATAAAAATAATGCGCAATTAATTTTCAATACACATAATGTTTATATTCTAGATCCAGAAACTTTCAGGAGAGATCAGATTTGGTTTATGGACAAAAATATTTATGGAGAGTCAAATCTATATTCCCTAGACGAGATTAAGGGTGTTCGTACTAGTGACCAATACGGTAAGAATTATCTGTTAGGGAAATATGGAGCCACTCCAAATGTTCATTATGTTTCTGTGAACTCAATTTAA